One Acetobacterium sp. KB-1 DNA segment encodes these proteins:
- a CDS encoding ABC transporter substrate-binding protein — MKKHGKKLMTAVLIAAVIVLGAGCSSSGTSGTKEESKNATIGIVQYVDHVALDAAREGFVTALADNGYTDGDNITLDIQNSQGDQSNLSTISDRFVSNKVDLVLAIATPAAQAIAGKTTEIPILGTAITDYEAARLVKTNEEPGGNVSGTTDMNPIKEQIDLLVKLVPTAKTVGVLYTSGEDNSIIQAKMAKEAIEKLGLNYVEVTVTNSNDVQQATQSIVSQCDAIYIPTDNVFASAMPQVQSITSQSKTPVICGESGMVESGGLATLGISYSDLGYQTGLMAVKILKGEAEPATMPIEAATKFEYAINGAVAEEIGLTIPSDLSQYVITAK, encoded by the coding sequence ATGAAAAAACACGGAAAAAAATTAATGACTGCGGTTCTGATTGCTGCGGTGATTGTTTTAGGCGCTGGCTGCTCAAGTTCTGGGACATCTGGAACAAAGGAAGAGAGTAAGAACGCTACAATCGGGATCGTACAGTATGTTGATCATGTTGCCTTAGATGCTGCCCGGGAAGGCTTTGTCACTGCTCTTGCGGACAATGGCTATACGGATGGCGATAATATTACGCTTGATATCCAAAACTCCCAGGGGGATCAAAGTAATTTATCGACCATCAGCGACCGTTTTGTCAGCAACAAGGTAGACCTGGTACTGGCGATTGCGACCCCGGCTGCACAGGCCATTGCTGGCAAAACAACTGAAATTCCAATTTTGGGAACCGCTATTACTGATTATGAAGCTGCTCGTCTCGTTAAAACAAATGAAGAACCTGGTGGAAATGTCAGTGGTACAACAGATATGAATCCAATTAAAGAACAAATCGACCTTTTGGTTAAATTAGTACCAACAGCAAAAACGGTAGGCGTTCTTTATACTTCAGGTGAAGACAATTCTATCATCCAGGCGAAAATGGCAAAAGAAGCCATTGAAAAACTGGGTTTAAACTATGTAGAAGTAACAGTCACCAATTCTAATGACGTCCAGCAGGCAACCCAGTCTATTGTCAGCCAGTGTGATGCCATCTACATTCCTACTGATAATGTATTTGCATCAGCGATGCCTCAGGTTCAAAGCATCACCTCCCAGTCAAAAACACCGGTAATCTGTGGTGAATCCGGCATGGTTGAATCGGGTGGATTGGCTACCTTGGGAATCAGCTATTCTGATCTGGGTTATCAGACAGGCTTAATGGCGGTAAAAATTCTTAAAGGTGAAGCAGAACCGGCTACTATGCCCATCGAAGCAGCGACTAAATTTGAGTATGCAATTAATGGCGCAGTTGCTGAGGAAATTGGTTTAACCATTCCTTCGGATCTTTCTCAATACGTCATTACAGCAAAATAA
- the rpmI gene encoding 50S ribosomal protein L35 → MPKMKTHRGAAKRFKIKKSGFIKRTKAGKRHILNKKSSKRKRNLRKATGLAPGDAKVVMKMIKMVKR, encoded by the coding sequence ATGCCAAAAATGAAAACACACCGTGGTGCTGCAAAGCGTTTTAAAATAAAAAAATCAGGTTTTATTAAACGGACAAAAGCAGGAAAACGCCATATTCTTAACAAAAAAAGCAGTAAGCGAAAAAGAAACCTCAGAAAAGCGACTGGTTTGGCTCCTGGAGATGCTAAAGTAGTAATGAAAATGATCAAAATGGTAAAAAGATAA
- the pheS gene encoding phenylalanine--tRNA ligase subunit alpha, with amino-acid sequence MELELKQLRDRCLADLNAVEELKTLDNVRIKYLGKKGALTIALKGMGKLSNEERPIIGKLANEIREEIENNISAQKQSLEQKEIEAQIKEESIDVSLPGKKHQVGNLHPLTTTVNELKEIFLGMGFSIAEGPEIEWAKYNFDYLNVPQDHSARDLQDTFYYEDEIVLRTQTSPVQVRVMQQQKPPLRVISPGRVYRSDEIDATHSPVFHQMEGLVIDKGITMSDLKGTLDLFAKKLFGEQTKTKFRPHQFYFTEPSAEMDVTCFKCGGVGCKVCSNTGWIEILGCGMVHPNVLRFCGIDPEQYSGFAFGMGLDRITMIKYGINDLRLLFENDLRFLAQFK; translated from the coding sequence ATGGAGTTAGAACTCAAACAACTAAGAGATCGCTGTTTGGCTGATCTTAATGCTGTTGAAGAATTAAAAACGTTGGATAATGTGAGAATAAAGTACTTGGGCAAAAAAGGGGCACTGACCATCGCCCTTAAGGGAATGGGTAAGCTTTCCAACGAAGAGCGTCCAATAATTGGAAAATTGGCCAATGAAATACGGGAAGAAATTGAGAATAATATTTCAGCCCAGAAGCAGTCGCTTGAACAAAAGGAAATCGAAGCTCAGATCAAAGAAGAAAGCATCGATGTGTCCCTGCCGGGAAAAAAGCATCAAGTCGGAAATCTTCACCCGCTTACCACAACCGTTAATGAACTCAAGGAAATCTTTCTGGGGATGGGATTTTCCATTGCCGAAGGTCCGGAAATTGAATGGGCTAAATATAATTTTGACTACCTCAATGTTCCTCAGGATCACTCCGCTAGAGACTTGCAGGATACTTTTTATTATGAGGACGAGATTGTCCTGCGAACCCAGACCTCACCAGTACAGGTACGGGTTATGCAGCAGCAGAAGCCACCGTTGCGGGTTATCTCACCAGGCCGAGTTTATCGTAGCGACGAAATAGATGCCACCCATTCGCCAGTTTTCCATCAAATGGAAGGTTTGGTCATCGACAAAGGGATTACCATGAGCGATCTCAAAGGAACCCTGGATTTATTTGCTAAAAAACTCTTTGGCGAACAGACCAAGACAAAATTCCGGCCCCACCAGTTTTATTTCACCGAACCAAGCGCGGAGATGGATGTCACCTGCTTTAAATGCGGTGGTGTCGGCTGCAAGGTTTGTAGCAACACCGGTTGGATTGAGATTCTTGGCTGCGGCATGGTTCACCCCAACGTTTTGCGGTTCTGTGGCATTGATCCCGAGCAGTACAGTGGCTTTGCCTTTGGGATGGGACTGGATCGAA
- the rplT gene encoding 50S ribosomal protein L20, which yields MMRIKKGVNAKKKHKKVLKLAKGYYGAKSKLYRSANEAVMRALRSSYVGRKEKKRNFRRLWITRINAGARMHGLSYSKFMFGLKQAGVEIDRKILADLAMNDISAFNDLVDVSKKNMN from the coding sequence ATAATGCGAATTAAAAAAGGCGTTAATGCCAAAAAGAAACATAAAAAAGTACTTAAACTTGCTAAAGGCTATTATGGTGCTAAAAGTAAGTTATATAGATCAGCAAATGAAGCCGTTATGCGAGCACTCAGATCTTCATATGTTGGCCGAAAAGAAAAGAAACGAAATTTCAGAAGATTGTGGATCACTCGAATCAATGCTGGGGCAAGAATGCATGGTTTAAGCTATAGTAAATTTATGTTTGGTTTAAAACAGGCTGGTGTTGAAATTGACCGTAAAATCTTAGCAGATTTGGCAATGAATGATATTAGTGCATTCAATGATTTAGTTGACGTATCAAAGAAAAACATGAACTAA
- a CDS encoding ABC transporter permease, producing MFEIILGAISLGLLWAIMTIGVYITYRILDIADLTVEGSIAMGAAIAAFSIFNGMNPFIATCLAFVGGMLAGLVTGILHTKLKIPALLAGILTMIALYSVNLRIMGKANLSLLRIDTVFTPLENLGLSPTNVVMLFGFISVMAIVGLLYWFFGTEIGCAIRATGDNPQMARAQGINTNNMIILGLVISNGLVALSGSLIAQSQSFADIQMGIGSIVIGLASVIIGEVIFGTRNFFNCLISLALGAITYRIIIALVLKMGMPANDLKLFTAITVAIALSLPVFKSYLRPLKKSMNGGDL from the coding sequence ATGTTTGAGATTATATTAGGTGCAATATCGCTTGGTCTTTTATGGGCCATCATGACAATCGGCGTTTATATCACCTACCGAATACTCGATATCGCAGATTTAACAGTAGAAGGAAGTATTGCAATGGGAGCTGCCATCGCAGCTTTCTCAATTTTTAATGGGATGAATCCCTTTATCGCCACGTGTTTAGCTTTCGTAGGCGGTATGCTGGCAGGACTGGTAACTGGAATTCTTCATACAAAACTAAAAATTCCTGCGTTGCTGGCAGGTATTTTAACCATGATTGCACTTTATTCAGTAAACCTGCGAATCATGGGAAAGGCTAACTTATCACTTTTACGGATTGATACGGTTTTTACACCACTTGAGAACCTGGGATTAAGCCCAACAAATGTGGTCATGCTCTTTGGTTTTATCAGTGTGATGGCGATAGTTGGTCTCTTATACTGGTTTTTTGGAACCGAAATCGGTTGTGCCATCCGGGCCACTGGTGACAACCCTCAAATGGCTAGAGCTCAAGGTATCAATACTAATAATATGATTATTCTAGGCTTGGTCATCAGCAATGGTTTGGTTGCGCTTTCCGGGTCATTAATTGCTCAGAGTCAAAGTTTTGCTGATATCCAAATGGGAATTGGTTCAATTGTCATTGGTTTAGCCTCCGTTATTATTGGTGAAGTAATTTTTGGTACCCGAAATTTTTTCAATTGTTTGATTTCGTTGGCGCTAGGGGCTATTACCTATCGTATTATCATTGCCCTAGTATTGAAAATGGGTATGCCAGCCAACGATTTGAAATTATTCACAGCGATTACAGTGGCGATTGCCTTGTCACTGCCAGTCTTTAAATCCTATCTTCGTCCCCTTAAAAAATCGATGAATGGAGGCGATTTATAA
- a CDS encoding TrkH family potassium uptake protein codes for MAEKIRWNFNKFVGQRSPAEMLIYGFALVIFLGTILLTLPIASVSGESAGLIDALFTATSAVCVTGLVVVDTGTFWSVFGKFVIIFLIQIGGLGFMSLTTMFFVLAGKRITIKDRLLIQSSVNMDSISGIVKFTKYIFFSSLLIEGIGALLLALVFIPEYGFLQGTAYSFFHAISAFCNAGFDLFGNYSSLTKYAGNFIINFVIGGLVILGGLGFAVTSDLINVRKFEKMSMHAKLVLTVTGVLLIVGFVFFFIFEYNNPQTMGSLSLPEKFLAAFFQSITPRTAGYNTINTAALTPPSLFLTMLFMFIGASPGSTGGGVKTSTFAIIIMTVASVLHGKKDVSIFKRSILGPAIRRAISVIVIAFAIVILMIFVLLCTEPEASFETIVFEVLSAFGMVGLTTGLTPHLSIAGKIAISITMFVGRLGPLTVAYAISRSEKRARENVGNFKLPEGNIMIG; via the coding sequence ATGGCAGAAAAGATACGTTGGAATTTTAATAAGTTTGTTGGACAGCGCTCCCCTGCGGAAATGTTGATTTATGGATTTGCTCTGGTTATCTTTTTAGGTACAATTCTTCTTACTCTGCCCATCGCCAGTGTATCAGGAGAGAGCGCTGGTTTAATCGACGCGTTGTTTACCGCCACCTCAGCTGTCTGTGTGACAGGCCTTGTGGTTGTGGATACGGGAACCTTTTGGTCAGTCTTCGGAAAATTCGTTATTATTTTTCTGATCCAGATTGGTGGTTTAGGTTTCATGTCACTGACCACCATGTTTTTTGTTCTGGCCGGGAAACGCATTACCATCAAAGATCGACTCTTGATTCAGTCTTCGGTGAATATGGATTCGATCTCTGGAATCGTTAAATTTACCAAATATATATTCTTTTCATCGCTTCTGATTGAAGGAATCGGGGCTTTATTGCTGGCACTTGTTTTTATTCCTGAATACGGATTTTTACAGGGGACTGCATATAGTTTTTTTCATGCCATTTCAGCTTTTTGCAATGCCGGTTTCGATCTGTTTGGGAACTATTCGAGTTTAACAAAATATGCGGGGAATTTTATTATTAATTTTGTTATTGGTGGTCTTGTTATCTTAGGTGGATTAGGTTTTGCTGTTACCAGTGATTTGATTAATGTGCGCAAGTTTGAAAAGATGAGTATGCATGCTAAACTGGTATTAACCGTTACAGGTGTTTTACTGATTGTTGGGTTTGTCTTCTTTTTTATATTTGAATATAATAACCCTCAAACCATGGGAAGCTTATCCCTTCCAGAAAAATTTTTGGCTGCTTTTTTTCAGTCCATAACACCGCGAACTGCTGGATATAATACTATCAATACAGCAGCGTTGACGCCGCCCTCACTTTTTTTAACCATGCTCTTTATGTTTATCGGTGCATCACCAGGATCTACTGGTGGGGGCGTTAAAACATCCACATTTGCCATTATTATTATGACTGTTGCCTCAGTGCTGCATGGTAAAAAAGATGTTTCTATTTTTAAACGAAGCATTTTAGGTCCAGCTATTCGCCGGGCAATTTCAGTAATTGTCATTGCTTTCGCTATTGTCATCCTGATGATTTTTGTGTTATTATGTACTGAACCCGAAGCTTCTTTTGAAACAATCGTTTTTGAAGTGCTTTCTGCATTTGGTATGGTTGGGTTAACGACGGGATTGACCCCACATTTATCTATTGCTGGGAAAATAGCCATCAGTATTACCATGTTTGTTGGTCGGCTAGGTCCTCTGACGGTAGCCTATGCTATATCACGAAGTGAAAAACGAGCCCGGGAAAACGTGGGTAATTTTAAATTGCCTGAAGGCAATATTATGATTGGCTAG
- the infC gene encoding translation initiation factor IF-3 translates to MTISKDVQHEINNEIRDREIRVIDEAGEMLGVMMTKDAQKLADEKNLDLVKVSPNAKPPVCKILDYGKYRYEEIQRLKEAKKNQKAVVIKEIRMSVRVEEHDINVKIKNCIKFLEQGSRVKVAIRFRGREMAYTEQGKTVLLDFAERVSDLAVVEKNPKIEGRNMVMYLAPKKDK, encoded by the coding sequence ATTACTATTAGTAAAGATGTTCAACACGAAATTAATAACGAGATCCGAGATCGCGAAATCCGTGTAATTGACGAAGCAGGTGAAATGTTGGGAGTCATGATGACTAAAGACGCTCAGAAACTAGCCGATGAAAAAAACTTAGATCTAGTGAAAGTTTCACCAAACGCTAAACCGCCGGTTTGTAAGATTCTTGACTACGGAAAGTATCGATATGAAGAAATTCAGCGATTAAAAGAAGCTAAGAAAAATCAAAAAGCTGTGGTTATTAAAGAAATACGTATGTCGGTTCGAGTTGAAGAGCATGATATTAATGTTAAAATTAAAAATTGCATCAAATTCTTGGAACAAGGTAGCCGAGTCAAAGTGGCTATTCGTTTCAGAGGCCGCGAAATGGCTTATACTGAACAGGGAAAAACGGTACTTCTTGATTTTGCAGAACGTGTTTCTGATCTCGCCGTGGTAGAAAAAAACCCGAAAATTGAAGGAAGAAATATGGTCATGTATTTAGCACCGAAAAAAGATAAATAA
- a CDS encoding TrkA family potassium uptake protein: MKEKQFAVLGLGRFGEALAITLSELGCNVVVVDKDEEKIQNIANLVTYAVQADVTDINALKSIGLKNVDAVVVSITSDINSSIMGIVNAQELGISEIYGKANNAQHEKVLLKLGVKKVFSPERDMGERVAHNLFSGDFIDILELDTNHSIVEVESLHVWEGKTLEQLNLREKHGLNVIAIRTLDVLNASPLASDLIHPGDKLIVMGENRSINEINKLSRKDH; encoded by the coding sequence TTGAAAGAAAAGCAGTTTGCAGTCCTTGGTTTAGGGCGTTTTGGTGAAGCACTTGCCATCACTCTTAGTGAGTTGGGCTGTAATGTTGTTGTTGTTGATAAAGACGAAGAAAAGATTCAAAACATCGCGAATTTGGTAACCTATGCGGTACAGGCCGACGTGACCGATATCAATGCGCTGAAGTCGATTGGTTTGAAAAATGTAGATGCTGTTGTTGTATCCATCACTTCTGATATTAACAGCAGCATCATGGGCATTGTCAATGCTCAGGAGTTGGGGATCAGCGAGATTTATGGGAAAGCAAATAATGCTCAGCATGAAAAAGTACTGCTTAAATTAGGGGTTAAAAAAGTATTTTCCCCTGAACGTGATATGGGTGAACGGGTTGCGCACAATCTTTTTTCTGGCGATTTTATCGACATTTTAGAGCTGGATACTAATCATTCCATTGTTGAAGTGGAGTCGCTCCATGTCTGGGAAGGAAAAACATTGGAGCAACTGAACTTGAGAGAAAAACACGGATTAAATGTGATTGCCATTCGTACTCTCGATGTATTAAATGCTTCGCCCTTGGCAAGTGATCTTATTCATCCTGGCGACAAACTGATTGTTATGGGTGAAAATCGATCCATTAATGAGATCAATAAACTATCCCGAAAAGATCATTAG
- the thrS gene encoding threonine--tRNA ligase, producing the protein MITITLKDGSIKTYEPGITVLEVANDISPGLAKNTMAGELGGKVVDVRQPINEDATLNLLKFEDEGGKHAFWHTGSHLLAQAVKRLYPQAKLAIGPAIDNGFYYDIDVDVIITPEIMEKIEKEMAKIVKEGLVISRYELNRNDALAKVNAEGEIYKAELIENLPEDAIISFYSQGEFSDLCAGPHIQNLSGIKAIKLLSLAGAYWRGDEKNKMLQRIYGITFPKKSQLDEYLTRLEEAKKRDHRKLGKELDLFSLHEEGPGFPFFHPKGMIIRNELENFWREEHQRRGYHEIKTPIILNNDLWKRSGHWDKYKENMYFTEIDESEYAIKPMNCPGGMLVYKTKGHSYRDLPLKMGELGLVHRHELHGALHGLMRVRAFTQDDAHIFMTPEQIQEEVIKVIDLADDVYKIFGFSYKVELSTQPENSIGSDEVWEIATEALRKALEKKEINYRLNPGDGAFYGPKIDFHLEDSLGRTWQCGTIQLDFQMPERFDLNYIGSDGEKHRPVIIHRTILGSIERFLGILIEHFAGKFPVWLAPVQVMIIPVADAHHNFAKGIAEELTAIGVRASVDTRDEKLGYRIREAQMQKVPYMLVVGDKETEGGDLALRIRDTGDAGLISMEDFKVKLIQKIKTKSLTLD; encoded by the coding sequence ATGATTACTATTACGTTAAAAGACGGATCCATAAAGACTTATGAACCCGGAATCACTGTCCTTGAAGTTGCCAATGATATCAGTCCCGGTTTAGCTAAAAATACAATGGCAGGGGAACTGGGTGGCAAGGTTGTCGATGTTCGTCAACCGATTAACGAAGATGCCACCCTCAATCTGTTAAAATTTGAAGATGAAGGCGGCAAGCATGCTTTCTGGCATACCGGTTCCCATCTGCTGGCTCAGGCGGTCAAACGATTGTATCCACAGGCAAAACTGGCCATTGGCCCGGCCATTGATAATGGTTTTTACTATGATATTGATGTCGATGTGATTATCACCCCGGAAATCATGGAAAAAATTGAAAAAGAAATGGCTAAAATTGTTAAGGAAGGGCTGGTGATTAGTCGTTACGAACTGAACCGCAACGACGCTTTGGCAAAGGTTAATGCTGAAGGCGAGATTTATAAGGCTGAACTGATCGAAAATCTGCCGGAAGACGCCATCATCAGCTTTTATTCCCAGGGTGAGTTCTCGGATCTTTGTGCCGGTCCCCATATTCAAAACCTCAGCGGAATTAAAGCCATTAAGCTTTTAAGTCTGGCCGGTGCCTACTGGCGGGGTGATGAGAAAAATAAAATGCTACAGCGGATCTACGGCATTACCTTCCCTAAAAAAAGTCAGTTGGATGAGTACCTGACTCGACTCGAAGAAGCCAAAAAACGGGATCATCGTAAATTAGGAAAAGAACTTGATCTTTTTTCATTGCATGAAGAAGGTCCCGGATTTCCTTTCTTCCATCCGAAGGGCATGATCATTCGAAACGAGCTGGAAAACTTTTGGCGCGAAGAACACCAACGTCGAGGCTACCATGAAATTAAAACACCCATTATACTTAATAACGATCTATGGAAACGTTCGGGACATTGGGATAAATATAAAGAAAATATGTATTTTACTGAGATTGATGAGAGTGAATATGCCATTAAACCAATGAACTGCCCCGGCGGCATGCTGGTTTATAAAACAAAGGGTCACTCCTATCGTGATTTACCGTTAAAAATGGGAGAACTGGGTCTAGTTCACCGCCATGAACTGCATGGTGCGCTTCATGGACTGATGCGTGTCCGTGCTTTTACTCAGGATGATGCGCATATTTTCATGACTCCCGAGCAAATTCAAGAAGAAGTCATCAAGGTAATCGATCTGGCTGATGATGTTTATAAGATATTCGGTTTTAGTTATAAAGTTGAATTATCGACACAACCAGAAAATTCGATTGGATCTGATGAAGTTTGGGAAATAGCAACCGAAGCATTAAGAAAAGCCCTTGAGAAAAAAGAAATCAATTATCGTCTCAATCCTGGCGATGGAGCATTTTATGGACCTAAAATTGATTTCCACCTGGAAGATAGCCTAGGACGAACATGGCAATGTGGAACGATTCAATTAGATTTCCAAATGCCGGAACGTTTTGATCTGAACTATATTGGTTCGGATGGCGAAAAACATCGTCCGGTTATTATTCATCGTACGATTTTAGGGAGTATCGAACGATTTTTGGGGATCCTGATTGAGCACTTTGCCGGAAAATTCCCGGTTTGGTTGGCGCCGGTTCAGGTCATGATTATCCCCGTTGCTGATGCCCATCATAATTTTGCCAAAGGTATTGCTGAAGAACTCACCGCCATTGGTGTTCGCGCATCGGTGGATACCCGGGATGAAAAATTGGGCTACCGGATCCGGGAAGCACAAATGCAAAAAGTTCCCTATATGCTGGTAGTGGGAGATAAAGAAACCGAAGGCGGCGATTTGGCACTTAGAATTCGGGATACTGGTGATGCTGGACTCATCAGTATGGAAGATTTCAAGGTAAAGCTAATTCAAAAAATTAAAACAAAATCGTTGACCTTAGACTGA
- a CDS encoding RNA methyltransferase: MFLEITSKNNEQIKYLRKLSSKSFRDAEGAFVIEGTKLFQEAVKKRLQFKQVFMTSEWLKTNDALFNESMIELVDNGVPIAIVAASILTSVSNLQKPEGIICTLPKMSVQPGIFKRSILLEDVQDPYNVGSIIRTADAAGFDCVVTSNKTADIYNEKVLRGSMGSIFHLPIYQVESLPVYVKHLKEQLVTIIGTSLTGSSIWEREPLTESFAIIMGNESRGMSDKMSECCDVLLKIPIWGQAESLNVATAAGIIMYDLIRDFK, translated from the coding sequence ATGTTTTTAGAAATCACTTCAAAAAATAATGAGCAAATTAAATATTTACGGAAACTCAGCAGTAAATCTTTTAGAGATGCGGAAGGGGCCTTTGTAATTGAGGGAACCAAATTGTTTCAAGAAGCCGTCAAAAAAAGATTGCAATTTAAACAAGTATTTATGACAAGTGAATGGCTAAAAACAAATGATGCCTTGTTCAACGAAAGTATGATAGAGCTGGTCGATAATGGTGTGCCCATCGCAATTGTTGCGGCTTCAATTCTAACATCCGTTTCCAACTTGCAAAAACCGGAAGGGATAATCTGTACGTTACCAAAAATGAGTGTCCAGCCAGGCATCTTTAAACGATCTATTTTATTAGAAGATGTTCAGGATCCCTACAATGTTGGTAGCATTATCAGAACTGCTGATGCGGCTGGCTTTGACTGTGTTGTAACATCGAATAAAACAGCAGATATTTATAACGAGAAAGTACTTCGGGGTTCCATGGGTTCAATCTTTCACCTGCCGATTTATCAAGTTGAATCGTTGCCAGTTTATGTAAAACACTTAAAAGAGCAGCTAGTCACCATCATTGGTACCTCTTTAACTGGTAGTTCCATATGGGAGCGCGAACCCCTTACCGAATCGTTTGCTATTATTATGGGAAATGAGTCCAGGGGGATGTCGGATAAGATGAGTGAGTGCTGTGACGTTTTACTTAAAATTCCTATTTGGGGACAGGCCGAGTCGCTTAATGTTGCAACCGCAGCAGGGATCATCATGTATGACCTGATCAGAGATTTTAAATAG
- a CDS encoding ABC transporter ATP-binding protein gives MLVIKDIEKKFNAGTVNEKIALSNFSLSLTEGDFVTVIGGNGAGKSTFLNCVAGVFGVDKGSILIDGLDVTKLPEHRRSSVIGRVFQDPMMGTAGNMGIEENLALAYRRGKTRSLSWGISNKEREIYKEYLSHLDLGLENRLHAKVGLLSGGQRQALTLLMATLKKPKLLLLDEHTAALDPKTADKVLQLSDRFVKEGNLTTLMVTHNMRHAIEHGNRLIMMHEGRVILDIKGEEKQKLTVEDLLKRFGQVSGEEFANDRTLLS, from the coding sequence ATGCTAGTAATCAAGGATATTGAGAAAAAATTTAATGCCGGAACAGTCAATGAAAAGATCGCATTAAGCAATTTTAGTTTATCGCTGACAGAAGGAGACTTTGTTACTGTAATTGGCGGTAACGGCGCTGGTAAATCGACATTCCTAAATTGTGTGGCGGGCGTCTTTGGTGTTGATAAGGGTTCCATTCTTATCGACGGATTAGATGTCACCAAGCTTCCGGAACATAGACGGTCTAGTGTAATTGGTCGGGTATTTCAAGATCCGATGATGGGCACAGCCGGTAATATGGGGATCGAAGAAAACCTCGCTCTGGCTTATCGTCGTGGTAAAACCCGGTCATTGAGCTGGGGAATCAGCAATAAGGAACGAGAGATTTATAAAGAGTATCTCAGCCATCTGGACTTGGGGCTGGAAAATCGACTTCATGCCAAGGTTGGTCTGCTTTCTGGCGGGCAGAGGCAGGCTTTAACCCTATTGATGGCCACACTAAAAAAACCGAAATTACTTTTACTGGATGAACACACAGCAGCTTTGGATCCCAAAACTGCGGATAAGGTTTTGCAGCTAAGTGATCGCTTTGTTAAAGAAGGAAATCTGACTACGCTGATGGTCACGCATAACATGCGCCATGCCATTGAGCATGGTAATCGACTGATTATGATGCATGAAGGCCGGGTGATTTTAGACATCAAAGGTGAAGAGAAACAGAAGTTGACGGTTGAAGATTTGCTCAAACGTTTTGGTCAAGTTAGCGGCGAAGAATTTGCCAATGATCGGACTTTGCTTTCATAA